A window of Terriglobales bacterium contains these coding sequences:
- a CDS encoding aspartate aminotransferase family protein has product MTRDEIIKKHKQYVFPAITTYYPDPLVTDHASMQYLWDVDGNKYLDFFGGIVTISVGHTNPRVTSKVKQQVDKLQHASTLFPNEAIVALAEKIAQITPGEISQSYFTNSGSEANETAIQLARIHTGNFEVVALRHGYSGRTALAQSLTGHNTWRKNVPIGIGITHALNAYCYRCPFGKTYPDCGVACAKDVENVIQTTTSGQIAAFIAEPIQGVGGLVTPPPEYFKIVFKIVKDYGGLFISDEVQTGWGRTGKKWFGIEQWEVTPDIITSAKGLANGVPVGLTATRAEIASSFRGLQISSFGGNPVTCVAAKATIDLIEEDRLMDNAAEVGGYFRQGLEDLQKKHMLIGDVRGMGLLQAMELVKDRNTKEPAPAETNTLMEECRKRGLLIGKGGLYGNVIRMSPPLNIAKSDVDDAIRIMNDAFTAMKK; this is encoded by the coding sequence ATGACCCGCGACGAAATCATCAAGAAGCACAAGCAATACGTCTTCCCGGCGATCACCACCTACTATCCCGACCCGCTCGTCACCGACCACGCCTCCATGCAGTACCTCTGGGACGTCGACGGCAACAAGTACCTCGATTTCTTCGGCGGCATCGTAACGATCTCCGTCGGACACACCAATCCCCGCGTCACCTCGAAAGTTAAGCAACAGGTCGACAAACTCCAGCACGCCTCCACGCTCTTCCCCAACGAAGCCATCGTCGCCCTCGCCGAGAAGATCGCGCAGATTACGCCCGGCGAAATCAGCCAGAGCTACTTCACCAACAGCGGCTCCGAAGCCAACGAAACCGCTATCCAACTCGCGCGCATCCACACCGGCAACTTCGAAGTCGTCGCCCTCCGCCACGGCTACAGCGGACGCACCGCTCTCGCCCAGTCCCTCACCGGACACAACACCTGGCGCAAGAACGTCCCCATCGGCATCGGCATCACCCATGCGCTAAACGCTTACTGCTACCGCTGCCCATTCGGCAAAACCTATCCCGATTGCGGTGTCGCTTGCGCAAAAGACGTTGAGAACGTCATCCAGACCACCACCTCCGGTCAGATCGCCGCCTTCATCGCCGAACCCATCCAGGGTGTCGGCGGACTCGTCACCCCGCCGCCCGAGTACTTCAAGATTGTCTTCAAGATCGTGAAGGACTACGGCGGCCTCTTCATCTCCGACGAAGTTCAAACCGGCTGGGGTCGCACCGGCAAGAAGTGGTTCGGCATCGAGCAGTGGGAAGTCACCCCCGACATCATCACCTCCGCCAAGGGACTCGCCAACGGTGTCCCCGTCGGACTGACCGCCACCCGCGCCGAGATCGCCTCAAGCTTCCGGGGACTCCAGATCTCCAGCTTCGGTGGAAACCCCGTCACCTGCGTCGCCGCCAAGGCCACCATCGACCTCATCGAAGAAGACCGCCTCATGGACAACGCCGCCGAAGTCGGTGGGTACTTCCGCCAGGGCCTAGAAGACCTCCAGAAGAAGCACATGCTCATCGGTGACGTCCGCGGCATGGGACTGCTTCAGGCCATGGAATTGGTGAAAGATCGCAACACCAAGGAACCCGCTCCGGCCGAAACCAACACCCTCATGGAAGAATGCCGCAAGCGCGGTCTCCTCATCGGAAAGGGCGGACTCTACGGCAACGTCATCCGCATGTCGCCGCCGCTCAACATCGCCAAGTCCGACGTCGACGACGCCATCCGCATCATGAACGACGCCTTCACCGCCATGAAGAAGTAA
- a CDS encoding proline iminopeptidase-family hydrolase, whose protein sequence is MRAKLIAFVLFFSCFALAQSNPNLFPVQEGFVHSNGAFIYYKVVGQGPPLLILHGGPGMSHDYLLPYLLPLMKTNRLVFIDERGGGKSSKLEDPKQYTVANMVEDAEAVRQTLNLGKINLLGHSAGGVLAQAYALKYQKNLSHLILGSTFASTRELNQALAKIKSEMDPRDRKRVDELEAAGLFGKGEPWERGRYPDEYARLAWGKGYFPHLYANRPDENYDPVAGNTGTAWDVYREMWGSHGEFVVDGNLTEVEYLDKLSQIKVPTLIIVGDNDTTDPRMSEEMHQKIPGSKLVVLPKSGHMTFVDQPDKFLTAVETFLSH, encoded by the coding sequence ATGCGAGCAAAACTTATTGCTTTCGTTCTCTTCTTCTCTTGCTTCGCTTTGGCACAATCCAATCCCAACCTCTTCCCCGTGCAGGAAGGCTTCGTCCACAGCAACGGCGCCTTCATCTATTACAAGGTCGTCGGACAAGGCCCACCTCTCCTCATTCTCCACGGTGGCCCGGGCATGTCCCACGACTACCTGCTCCCCTATCTGCTCCCGCTGATGAAGACCAACCGTCTCGTCTTCATCGACGAGCGTGGCGGAGGCAAGTCGTCCAAGCTCGAAGATCCAAAGCAATACACCGTCGCCAACATGGTCGAAGACGCGGAAGCCGTTCGCCAGACGCTCAATCTCGGCAAAATCAACCTGCTCGGCCACTCCGCCGGAGGCGTTCTCGCCCAGGCCTACGCCCTCAAGTACCAGAAGAACCTTTCGCACCTGATTCTCGGCAGCACCTTCGCCAGCACCCGCGAACTCAATCAGGCTCTCGCGAAGATCAAGTCGGAAATGGATCCTCGCGATCGCAAGCGTGTCGACGAACTTGAAGCCGCCGGACTCTTCGGCAAAGGTGAGCCTTGGGAACGCGGACGTTACCCGGATGAGTACGCCAGACTCGCCTGGGGCAAGGGCTACTTCCCACACCTGTACGCCAATCGGCCCGATGAGAATTACGATCCCGTCGCGGGAAACACCGGGACCGCCTGGGATGTCTATCGCGAGATGTGGGGCTCCCACGGCGAGTTTGTCGTCGACGGCAACCTCACCGAAGTTGAGTACCTCGACAAGCTTTCGCAGATCAAGGTTCCAACCCTTATCATCGTCGGCGACAACGACACCACCGATCCCCGGATGTCAGAGGAAATGCACCAGAAGATCCCCGGTTCGAAGCTGGTCGTACTGCCCAAAAGCGGGCACATGACCTTCGTCGATCAGCCGGACAAATTCCTTACCGCAGTCGAGACCTTTTTGTCTCACTGA